The following coding sequences are from one Rhodobiaceae bacterium window:
- a CDS encoding hypothetical protein (RibD C-terminal domain) produces MQPIIYDVAVSADGFICGASDDVSLFPHSGPVADDYLERMATYSCALMGRRTYEFGYAHGLPPGANPYPAMQSLVFSESIVLPENSEVETVGRAPLDRIDELRRTSPGPIYLCGGGDFAGWLLSHGRIDLLRLKRAPVFYGSGVRLFGHHPQPISARLTLSKLYDGGVLFQEFTLAS; encoded by the coding sequence ATGCAACCGATTATTTATGACGTCGCCGTTTCGGCGGACGGTTTCATCTGTGGTGCGTCCGATGACGTATCTCTTTTTCCCCATTCCGGCCCAGTTGCTGACGACTATCTTGAACGGATGGCGACCTATTCATGTGCATTGATGGGGCGGCGAACCTATGAGTTTGGCTACGCCCATGGGCTGCCACCAGGCGCCAACCCCTATCCGGCCATGCAATCCCTGGTTTTTTCAGAAAGTATCGTTCTTCCGGAGAATTCAGAGGTTGAGACTGTTGGGCGTGCTCCGCTCGACCGGATTGACGAGCTGAGGCGAACCAGCCCCGGTCCCATCTATCTGTGCGGTGGGGGCGATTTTGCGGGTTGGCTCCTATCGCACGGCCGCATTGATCTGCTGCGATTGAAGCGGGCACCGGTATTCTATGGATCCGGGGTGAGGCTGTTTGGACACCACCCCCAGCCAATCTCCGCCCGGTTAACCTTGTCGAAGCTCTATGATGGCGGGGTGCTTTTCCAGGAGTTCACCCTAGCTTCTTGA